In Novosphingobium sp. MMS21-SN21R, a single genomic region encodes these proteins:
- the greB gene encoding transcription elongation factor GreB: MKPDGHPITPAGFAALRARYDLLLGTERPAIVEIVSWAAGNGDRSENGDYLYGRKRMREIDRELAFLARRMKTSRVVDPARMEDRSRVLFGATVEIADEDDNRRVLTIVGDDEQDASSNLIGWSAPIAKALRGARVGDLRVVRLPSGEKEWEIMAVSYPDAAG, encoded by the coding sequence ATGAAGCCCGACGGCCATCCCATTACCCCCGCAGGGTTCGCCGCCTTGCGCGCGCGCTATGATCTGCTGCTCGGCACCGAGCGGCCTGCGATTGTCGAGATCGTCAGTTGGGCGGCGGGGAATGGGGATCGGTCGGAGAACGGCGATTACCTCTATGGCCGCAAGCGGATGCGCGAGATTGACCGGGAGCTGGCGTTTCTGGCGCGGCGGATGAAGACTTCGCGCGTGGTCGATCCGGCGCGGATGGAGGACCGCAGCCGCGTGCTGTTCGGCGCGACGGTCGAGATAGCGGATGAGGACGACAACCGCCGCGTGCTGACCATCGTCGGCGATGACGAGCAGGACGCCTCCAGCAACCTGATCGGCTGGAGCGCGCCCATCGCCAAAGCCCTGCGCGGCGCGCGGGTGGGCGATCTGCGCGTGGTGCGCCTGCCATCGGGCGAGAAGGAATGGGAAATCATGGCCGTTTCCTATCCCGACGCCGCAGGCTAA
- a CDS encoding lytic transglycosylase domain-containing protein produces the protein MSRMDVKALILRWGVAGLLLQTLAASSAVHAGTADGTDGSDWDRARANLVASQGGPMMGAVERWKLLTSSNRFGFSDYSTFVLTYPGFPDEEKLRRFAESSLEREPADASRLVSYFDRKPPLTNPGRAQYALALMALGRPEARESARAAWRGGAMTDAAESALLSAFGPTFTLDDHDARMDALLWSGATDLAARQLVWVSPARKAIDAARLAAMQGGDPYVAFGGMTTEALNSDPGFVFQRVRQLRKSGQGAAARSLLANRPLLARQPLDREKWVEELLINARAAATSGDARSAVRIAAGIDDAFNPGEDISQAGYDLRDDYTSLMWLGGTQAWFNTGDYAGAAPLFWRYGAAARTPGTRSKGFYWAGKAAARAGQQAEARRYFEMAAQYADQFYGLLALERLGRPVPTFATDSNAQVSPAERSQFYAQPLTLAVREVARNGDWRTTVRFFKEIAEQQQSEGQHMMVAQLARDLGRRDLGVIVGQAAAARGFLDFQHIAFPLIPVPPGHDAKWTMIHAISRQESQFAQNAVSHAGARGLMQLMPGTANEQAGKLGMSYNASSLIDDPNYNIMLGSGYFQRMLDYYGGSWPLAVAAYNAGAGNVNKFLRANGDPRNGGVDWIEWMERIPLSETRNYVQRVLENAVVYEAMNPQFASYRGSNPMSYFIGKREPG, from the coding sequence ATGTCCCGCATGGACGTGAAAGCCTTGATCTTGCGTTGGGGGGTTGCAGGGTTACTTCTGCAAACGCTCGCCGCCTCCAGCGCCGTGCATGCCGGCACTGCCGATGGAACCGATGGCTCCGATTGGGACCGTGCGCGCGCCAATCTCGTTGCCAGCCAGGGCGGGCCGATGATGGGCGCGGTCGAACGGTGGAAGCTGCTCACCTCGTCCAACCGTTTCGGCTTCTCGGATTACTCCACTTTCGTTCTCACTTATCCGGGTTTTCCGGACGAGGAAAAGCTGCGCCGCTTTGCCGAAAGTTCGCTGGAACGCGAACCTGCGGATGCAAGCCGCCTCGTCTCCTATTTCGACCGCAAGCCGCCGCTGACCAACCCCGGCCGCGCGCAATATGCGCTGGCGCTGATGGCGCTTGGCCGGCCGGAGGCGCGCGAATCCGCGCGCGCGGCATGGCGCGGCGGGGCGATGACCGACGCTGCCGAAAGCGCGCTGCTCAGCGCGTTCGGCCCCACTTTCACGCTCGACGATCACGATGCGCGGATGGACGCGCTGCTGTGGTCCGGCGCAACCGATCTGGCCGCGCGCCAGCTCGTCTGGGTCAGTCCGGCGCGCAAGGCGATTGATGCCGCGCGCCTTGCCGCGATGCAGGGCGGCGATCCCTATGTCGCGTTCGGCGGGATGACGACCGAGGCGCTGAACAGCGATCCCGGCTTCGTGTTCCAGCGCGTGCGCCAGTTGCGCAAATCCGGGCAAGGCGCCGCCGCCCGCTCGCTGCTTGCCAATCGCCCGCTGCTTGCCCGCCAGCCGCTCGACCGCGAAAAGTGGGTCGAGGAATTGCTGATCAACGCCCGCGCCGCCGCCACATCGGGCGACGCGCGCAGCGCGGTGCGCATTGCCGCCGGGATCGACGATGCGTTCAATCCCGGCGAGGACATCAGCCAGGCGGGGTACGACCTGCGCGACGATTACACCTCGCTGATGTGGCTCGGCGGAACGCAGGCGTGGTTCAACACCGGAGACTATGCAGGCGCCGCGCCCCTGTTCTGGCGCTATGGCGCGGCGGCACGCACCCCCGGCACCCGGTCAAAGGGCTTCTACTGGGCCGGAAAAGCCGCCGCCCGCGCGGGCCAGCAGGCCGAAGCACGCCGCTACTTCGAAATGGCCGCGCAATATGCCGACCAGTTCTACGGACTGCTCGCACTCGAACGGCTCGGCCGTCCGGTGCCGACGTTCGCCACCGATTCCAACGCACAGGTATCGCCCGCCGAACGCAGCCAGTTCTACGCCCAGCCGCTCACGCTCGCCGTGCGCGAGGTGGCGCGCAACGGCGATTGGCGCACCACGGTTCGCTTCTTCAAGGAAATCGCCGAGCAGCAGCAGAGCGAGGGCCAGCACATGATGGTGGCGCAACTGGCGCGCGATCTAGGCCGCCGCGATCTTGGCGTGATCGTGGGCCAGGCCGCCGCCGCGCGCGGCTTCCTAGATTTTCAGCACATCGCCTTCCCGCTGATCCCGGTCCCGCCGGGGCATGACGCGAAATGGACGATGATCCACGCGATCAGCCGTCAGGAAAGCCAGTTCGCCCAGAACGCAGTCAGCCACGCGGGCGCACGCGGCCTCATGCAGCTGATGCCCGGCACCGCCAACGAACAGGCGGGCAAGCTGGGGATGTCATACAACGCCTCGTCGCTGATCGATGACCCCAATTACAACATCATGCTCGGCTCGGGCTATTTCCAGCGCATGCTCGATTACTACGGCGGCTCATGGCCGCTGGCGGTCGCCGCCTACAACGCAGGCGCAGGCAACGTGAACAAGTTCCTGCGCGCCAACGGCGATCCCCGCAACGGCGGCGTCGACTGGATCGAATGGATGGAACGCATCCCGCTGTCGGAGACGCGCAACTATGTGCAACGCGTGCTGGAAAACGCGGTGGTCTATGAAGCGATGAACCCGCAGTTTGCGAGCTATCGCGGGAGCAATCCGATGAGCTACTTTATTGGCAAGCGGGAGCCGGGGTGA
- the dapA gene encoding 4-hydroxy-tetrahydrodipicolinate synthase, with protein MFSGSIPALVTPFRDGAFDEKAFRRLVDWQIENGSSALVPCGTTGEASTLSNAEHHRVIEVCVEQVAGRVPVIAGCGSNDTMNALLHMNFARKCGAQAALCVAPYYNRPSQAGIIAHFSYLAEHNDLPIVLYNVPGRTVTDILPETVCELAKRYPEKIIGIKDASGDLSRVTDHRMGIGKHFCQMSGDDELALPANAAGAVGCISVTANVAPKLCAEFQAACAANDLEKARELNDKLYPLHYAMFSDASPGPVKYALSRVFEGVSDELRLPMVAACAEARAKVDAALEHAGLI; from the coding sequence ATGTTTTCCGGCTCCATTCCGGCCCTTGTGACTCCTTTTCGCGACGGAGCGTTCGACGAGAAAGCGTTTCGCCGTCTGGTCGACTGGCAGATCGAGAATGGATCGTCGGCGCTTGTCCCCTGCGGCACCACCGGCGAGGCTTCGACGCTTTCGAACGCCGAACATCACCGCGTGATCGAAGTCTGCGTTGAGCAAGTGGCGGGCCGGGTTCCGGTGATCGCAGGCTGCGGCAGCAACGATACGATGAACGCGCTGCTCCACATGAACTTCGCCCGGAAGTGCGGCGCGCAGGCCGCGCTTTGCGTTGCGCCCTACTACAATCGCCCCAGCCAGGCGGGCATCATTGCGCACTTCAGCTATCTGGCCGAGCACAACGACTTGCCGATCGTGCTCTATAACGTGCCGGGCCGCACGGTGACGGACATCCTGCCCGAAACCGTGTGCGAACTGGCCAAGCGCTATCCCGAAAAGATCATCGGGATCAAGGACGCCAGCGGCGACCTTTCCCGCGTGACCGACCACCGCATGGGCATCGGCAAGCACTTCTGCCAGATGTCGGGCGACGACGAACTGGCGCTTCCCGCCAATGCGGCAGGCGCGGTCGGCTGCATCTCGGTGACCGCTAACGTCGCACCCAAGCTTTGCGCCGAATTCCAGGCTGCCTGCGCGGCCAACGATCTGGAAAAGGCGCGCGAGCTGAACGACAAGCTCTATCCGCTGCACTATGCGATGTTTTCCGATGCCTCGCCGGGGCCCGTGAAGTATGCGCTGAGCCGTGTGTTCGAGGGTGTCAGCGACGAATTGCGCCTGCCGATGGTGGCTGCTTGCGCCGAAGCCCGCGCCAAGGTGGACGCGGCGCTGGAGCATGCAGGGCTGATCTGA
- the smpB gene encoding SsrA-binding protein SmpB codes for MARPVNPEFEKTKVVAENRRARFEYFIEDRYEAGICLTGTEVKSLRFGEGSIAESYAEVKNGEVWLVNSNVPEFSHGNRNNHVPKRPRKLLLKERQIAKFHGAVERKGMTLVPLSIYFNSRGRAKVELALAKGKNAADKRGVMKERDWKRDKARIMKDHG; via the coding sequence ATGGCACGCCCCGTAAACCCAGAATTCGAGAAAACGAAAGTCGTCGCCGAGAACCGGCGCGCGCGTTTTGAATACTTCATCGAGGACCGCTACGAGGCGGGAATCTGCCTTACCGGCACCGAGGTGAAGTCGCTGCGCTTTGGCGAAGGCTCGATTGCCGAGTCCTACGCCGAAGTGAAGAACGGCGAGGTGTGGCTGGTCAATTCCAACGTGCCCGAATTCAGCCACGGCAACCGCAACAACCATGTGCCCAAGCGCCCGCGCAAGCTGCTGCTGAAAGAGCGCCAGATCGCCAAGTTCCACGGCGCGGTGGAGCGCAAGGGCATGACGCTGGTGCCGCTCTCGATCTACTTCAACAGCAGGGGCCGCGCGAAAGTCGAACTCGCGCTGGCGAAGGGCAAGAACGCTGCCGACAAGCGCGGCGTGATGAAGGAGCGCGACTGGAAGCGCGACAAGGCCCGGATCATGAAGGATCACGGCTAG
- a CDS encoding DUF2062 domain-containing protein, translating to MFNRIVNWARANMPTREQMEHNRFARPLAARHELWRFTRRSVPRGVAAGLFIGIFALIPGVQIVGAALMCVPVRGNIPLAVLMTFVSIPPTTLFVFLPGAIWVGNRFGYHADFSTVSDLVTRGASVGDWLAWLGSDAAPSLIIGLFLISVVTAAVGYLLSAIGWRMWTAHKRKVRLMRFAAQDFPD from the coding sequence ATGTTCAACAGGATCGTCAACTGGGCGCGAGCCAACATGCCGACGCGCGAGCAGATGGAGCACAACCGCTTCGCCCGCCCGCTGGCTGCGCGCCATGAACTGTGGCGCTTCACCCGGCGGTCGGTGCCGCGCGGGGTGGCGGCAGGGCTGTTCATCGGCATTTTTGCGTTGATTCCCGGAGTACAGATCGTCGGCGCGGCCCTGATGTGCGTGCCGGTGCGCGGCAATATCCCGCTGGCGGTGCTGATGACCTTCGTGTCCATCCCGCCGACGACGCTGTTCGTGTTTCTCCCCGGTGCGATCTGGGTGGGCAACCGGTTCGGCTATCACGCCGATTTTTCGACCGTGAGCGACCTCGTCACCCGCGGGGCGAGCGTGGGTGACTGGCTGGCATGGCTGGGGTCTGACGCGGCGCCCTCGCTGATCATTGGGCTGTTCCTGATTTCCGTGGTCACTGCCGCCGTGGGCTATCTGCTCTCTGCCATCGGCTGGCGCATGTGGACTGCGCACAAGCGCAAGGTCCGCCTGATGCGCTTTGCAGCGCAGGATTTCCCTGACTGA
- a CDS encoding response regulator, protein MTSAGADLDGPTIGRTPLRDWALLGGAVVASAGLLWGVSGQPLVAAGFLGGVSAIGAVLRLVIRPAPAEAAAEFAIPDWSVTNAAIERSDAGIAITDRAGRLVCANALMGQWFGISAAPPRLPLEKASVDALEDAARAAWRDGAAKVDALTGQAGTWRAEIGRAGRGEDFLVWRLMPVASQDLLAETAAHVSGKLGRVLAREGLQAAVVTPEGAIVAANTAFAQRATGDAAQDMAGQDFVSFLASDEAERIFYARETGKGTPVRLVHLPVADPDGFVNIDPARTPSLFLLIDNQGGVGEVRAGLPQIEALLSRLPLGLAMTDRDGRILFANAAFLRAAGHEDTIPPPYPSDLVIKEDKGALADAVRRYGQGQPMAGDVAVRLRAAPEEPVSLSLAGVRGLGEGAVLLSLKDSSEETRLKREIAQATKMQAVGQLAGGVAHDFNNVLTAIIGYCDLMLMRHTPGDSDYDDIQQVKANSNRAASLTRQLLAFSRQQTLRPQVLQLPDVVAEVSALLKRLIGEKIVLEVTHDRDLGFVRADPTQLEQVLLNLAVNARDAINDKQKSVGAKAGGVVKLITRRVTAADVRTMKSEILPIGDYTALVVEDNGHGIKASQIGKIFEPFFTTKEKGKGTGLGLSTVYGIVKQSGGFIFAESEVGRFTRFTIYLPVHVPDAAETAETAEAARPKVEIKRDWTGGGRVLLVEDEDTVRAVAERALLRQGYEVTTAADGEEGLEAIGKGMFDLVVSDVVMPSMDGPAMAREIRALKPELPFLFMSGYAEEHLRREIDIPNMHFLAKPFSVQQLVEAVEMVLRGG, encoded by the coding sequence ATGACAAGCGCCGGGGCTGACCTCGACGGGCCAACCATCGGGCGCACGCCATTGCGCGATTGGGCGCTGCTGGGCGGTGCAGTGGTGGCGAGCGCGGGTCTGCTGTGGGGCGTTTCGGGCCAGCCTTTGGTCGCGGCGGGCTTCCTCGGCGGGGTGAGCGCGATTGGCGCGGTGCTGCGGCTGGTCATCCGGCCCGCACCAGCCGAAGCCGCTGCCGAATTCGCCATTCCTGACTGGTCTGTGACCAACGCGGCAATCGAACGATCGGACGCCGGTATCGCGATTACCGACCGGGCGGGGCGACTGGTCTGCGCCAACGCGCTGATGGGGCAGTGGTTCGGAATTTCCGCTGCGCCGCCGCGCCTGCCGCTGGAAAAGGCTTCGGTTGATGCGCTCGAAGATGCCGCGCGGGCAGCGTGGCGTGACGGGGCTGCCAAAGTTGATGCGCTGACCGGTCAGGCCGGCACATGGCGCGCCGAGATAGGCCGGGCCGGGCGGGGCGAGGATTTTCTCGTCTGGCGGCTGATGCCTGTGGCGTCGCAGGATCTGCTCGCCGAAACAGCCGCGCATGTATCGGGAAAGCTGGGCCGCGTGCTGGCGCGCGAGGGCCTGCAGGCCGCCGTGGTCACGCCTGAAGGCGCGATCGTCGCCGCCAACACCGCGTTTGCGCAGCGCGCGACAGGCGACGCCGCGCAGGATATGGCCGGGCAGGACTTCGTCTCGTTCCTTGCAAGTGACGAGGCCGAGCGCATCTTCTACGCACGCGAGACGGGCAAGGGCACGCCGGTGCGGCTGGTCCACCTGCCGGTCGCCGATCCCGATGGCTTTGTGAATATCGACCCGGCGCGGACCCCATCGCTGTTCCTGCTGATCGACAATCAGGGCGGCGTGGGCGAGGTGCGTGCAGGCCTGCCGCAGATCGAGGCGCTGCTTTCGCGCTTGCCGCTGGGTCTTGCGATGACTGACCGCGACGGGCGCATCCTGTTCGCCAATGCCGCGTTCCTGCGCGCTGCGGGGCATGAGGACACGATCCCGCCGCCTTATCCGTCCGACCTTGTCATCAAGGAAGACAAGGGTGCACTGGCCGATGCCGTGCGCCGCTATGGCCAAGGGCAGCCGATGGCGGGCGACGTGGCGGTGCGCCTGCGCGCCGCGCCCGAGGAACCGGTTTCGCTCAGCCTTGCGGGGGTGCGCGGGCTGGGTGAAGGTGCAGTGCTGCTCAGCCTCAAGGATTCGTCCGAAGAAACCCGGCTCAAGCGCGAGATTGCGCAGGCGACCAAGATGCAGGCAGTGGGCCAGCTTGCGGGCGGCGTAGCGCACGACTTCAACAACGTGCTGACCGCGATCATCGGCTATTGCGACCTCATGCTGATGCGCCACACTCCGGGCGACAGCGACTACGATGACATTCAGCAGGTCAAGGCGAACTCCAACCGCGCCGCCTCGCTGACGCGGCAGTTGCTCGCTTTCTCGCGCCAGCAGACTCTTCGCCCGCAAGTGCTGCAATTGCCAGATGTGGTTGCCGAAGTCTCGGCGCTGCTCAAGCGGCTGATCGGCGAAAAGATCGTGCTGGAAGTGACGCACGACCGCGATCTTGGCTTTGTGCGGGCAGACCCGACGCAGCTTGAGCAGGTTCTGCTCAATCTTGCCGTCAACGCGCGCGATGCCATCAACGACAAGCAGAAGAGCGTGGGCGCGAAGGCTGGCGGGGTAGTCAAGCTCATCACGCGCCGGGTGACGGCGGCTGATGTGCGCACGATGAAGAGCGAGATCCTGCCGATCGGCGATTACACTGCGCTGGTGGTCGAGGATAACGGGCACGGTATCAAAGCGAGCCAGATTGGTAAAATATTCGAGCCGTTCTTTACCACAAAGGAGAAGGGTAAGGGCACCGGCCTTGGTCTTTCAACCGTTTACGGCATCGTCAAGCAATCAGGCGGGTTCATCTTTGCCGAGAGCGAGGTGGGAAGGTTCACCCGCTTCACCATCTACTTGCCCGTGCATGTTCCCGATGCTGCCGAAACTGCCGAAACTGCCGAAGCTGCGCGGCCCAAGGTGGAAATCAAGCGCGATTGGACCGGCGGCGGGCGCGTGCTCCTCGTCGAGGATGAGGACACTGTCCGCGCCGTGGCCGAACGCGCTCTGCTCAGGCAAGGCTATGAGGTGACCACCGCCGCCGATGGCGAAGAAGGCCTCGAAGCCATCGGCAAGGGCATGTTCGATCTTGTCGTGTCCGACGTGGTGATGCCATCAATGGATGGCCCCGCCATGGCGCGCGAAATCCGCGCGCTCAAGCCCGAACTGCCGTTCCTGTTCATGTCGGGCTATGCCGAGGAACACTTGCGGCGCGAGATCGACATTCCCAACATGCACTTCCTCGCCAAACCGTTCTCGGTCCAGCAACTGGTCGAAGCGGTGGAAATGGTGCTGCGCGGCGGCTGA
- a CDS encoding oxidoreductase, translating into MPAPHNVALIGYGYAGKTFHAPLIEAADGLALAAVVSRDAAKVHADLPGMRVEPDLAAVLADPSIALVVIATPNDSHAPLAHAAIEAGKAVVVDKPLALTLAEAREIVAHAKARGVLLSIFHNRRWDGDFLSIRHAIAQGTIGEVAHFESHFDRFRPVVRDRWREKPGPGSGVWADLGPHLVDQALCLFGSPTRVIASLGALRDGATTDDWAHVVLEYPRLRCVLNAGMLVAGGSPRFIVHGSGGSLIKHGLDPQEAQLVRGIRPGDAGWADDPQPMDFYNVEGAPSPVPLQGGDYPQFYTKMAAALDGGDVPVRPQEALFVMAVVEAAALAASTGQAQTVATIG; encoded by the coding sequence TTGCCTGCCCCACACAACGTCGCGCTTATCGGTTATGGCTATGCCGGAAAGACATTTCACGCGCCGCTGATCGAGGCAGCGGATGGTCTGGCGCTGGCCGCAGTCGTTTCGCGCGATGCCGCCAAGGTCCACGCCGACCTGCCCGGCATGCGGGTCGAACCCGATCTCGCCGCCGTGCTGGCCGATCCTTCAATCGCCCTGGTGGTGATTGCCACGCCGAACGACAGCCACGCACCGCTCGCCCATGCCGCCATCGAGGCTGGCAAGGCCGTGGTTGTGGACAAGCCCTTGGCGCTTACGCTGGCGGAGGCACGCGAGATCGTCGCCCATGCCAAGGCGCGCGGCGTACTGCTCTCGATATTTCACAACCGCCGGTGGGACGGCGATTTCCTGTCCATCCGCCATGCCATCGCACAGGGTACTATTGGCGAGGTTGCGCATTTCGAGAGCCACTTCGATCGCTTCCGCCCGGTCGTGCGCGACCGTTGGCGCGAGAAGCCCGGTCCCGGCAGCGGCGTGTGGGCAGACTTGGGGCCGCATCTGGTCGATCAGGCGCTGTGCCTGTTCGGTAGCCCAACGCGCGTGATCGCCAGCCTTGGAGCGTTGCGCGACGGTGCGACGACCGATGACTGGGCACATGTGGTGCTGGAATACCCGCGCCTGCGCTGCGTGCTCAACGCCGGCATGCTGGTGGCAGGCGGATCGCCGCGTTTCATCGTCCATGGCAGCGGCGGGAGCCTGATCAAGCATGGCCTCGATCCGCAAGAGGCGCAATTGGTGCGCGGCATCAGGCCCGGCGATGCAGGCTGGGCGGACGATCCGCAGCCGATGGATTTCTACAACGTGGAAGGCGCGCCTAGCCCGGTTCCGCTGCAGGGCGGGGACTACCCGCAGTTCTATACGAAAATGGCTGCGGCGCTGGACGGCGGCGATGTTCCGGTGCGGCCGCAAGAGGCACTGTTTGTGATGGCAGTCGTCGAAGCCGCCGCCCTTGCCGCTTCAACCGGGCAAGCCCAGACGGTTGCGACCATCGGCTAG